One Microcebus murinus isolate Inina chromosome 10, M.murinus_Inina_mat1.0, whole genome shotgun sequence DNA segment encodes these proteins:
- the LOC142873378 gene encoding retinol dehydrogenase 16-like isoform X2: MQGRGKVFYPPTLPAGLRAAPAVSASSSAPKPPPVESPGVSGLWGLVNNAGISVPFGRIEWLTKQDFMTILDVNLLGMIEVTLSLLPLVRKARGRVVNVSSVAGRMAVTGGGYSISKFGVEAFSDSLRRELAPFGVKVAIIEPGAFKTNMNNTERILLNVQAVWDRARPEIKEIYGKKYLASCLKLLSSQLLPKCNENLSEVTDCMEHALTACHPRTRYSAGWDAKLFYLPMSYMPTFLGDAILTWALPRPAKAL, from the exons atgcaagggaggggaaaggtgttttatccacctacccttcccgctggtctacGGGCTGccccggcggtctcagcttccagttctgctccgaagcctcctcccgtggagtctcccggtgtctcag gaCTCTGGGGCCTGGTGAATAACGCTGGCATCTCCGTGCCCTTTGGCCGCATTGAGTGGCTGACCAAACAAGACTTCATGACTATACTAGATGTGAATTTGCTGGGGATGATCGAGGTGACTCTGAGCCTGCTGCCCTTAGTGAGGAAGGCGAGGGGCCGCGTGGTCAACGTCTCCAGCGTCGCGGGTAGAATGGCTGTTACAGGTGGCGGCTACAGCATCTCCAAGTTCGGTGTAGAGGCCTTCTCGGACTCCCTCAG gAGGGAGCTTGCCCCCTTTGGGGTGAAGGTGGCTATAATTGAGCCTGGTGCCTTCAAGACTAACATGAACAACACCGAGAGGATTTTGCTGAATGTACAGGCGGTGTGGGACCGGGCCCGACCTGAGATCAAGGAGATCTATGGCAAGAAGTATCTGGCATCCT GCCTGAAACTACTATCTTCACAGCTTTTGCCAAAATGCAATGAGAATTTGTCAGAGGTGACGGACTGCATGGAGCATGCGCTGACCGCCTGCCACCCCCGCACCCGCTACTCAGCTGGCTGGGACGCCAAACTCTTCTACCTCCCCATGAGCTACATGCCCACCTTCCTGGGGGACGCCATCCTCACCTGGGCCCTCCCAAGGCCAGCCAAAGCCCTGTGA
- the LOC142873378 gene encoding retinol dehydrogenase 7-like isoform X1, whose protein sequence is MWLYLAALVGLYYLVRWHRERQVVSHLQDKYVFITGCGSGFGNLLARQLDMRGMRVLAACRTEKAAVQLKAQTSDRLETVTLDVTKTDSITAATQWVKERVGDRGLWGLVNNAGISVPFGRIEWLTKQDFMTILDVNLLGMIEVTLSLLPLVRKARGRVVNVSSVAGRMAVTGGGYSISKFGVEAFSDSLRRELAPFGVKVAIIEPGAFKTNMNNTERILLNVQAVWDRARPEIKEIYGKKYLASCLKLLSSQLLPKCNENLSEVTDCMEHALTACHPRTRYSAGWDAKLFYLPMSYMPTFLGDAILTWALPRPAKAL, encoded by the exons ATGTGGCTGTACCTGGCAGCTCTCGTGGGCCTGTACTACCTCGTGCGCTGGCACCGGGAGAGGCAGGTGGTGAGCCACCTCCAAGACAAGTACGTCTTCATCACGGGCTGCGGCTCTGGCTTCGGGAACCTGCTGGCCAGACAGCTGGACATGCGTGGCATGAGGGTGCTGGCTGCGTGTAGGACAGAGAAGGCGGCCGTGCAGCTGAAAGCCCAGACGTCAGACAGGCTGGAGACTGTGACTCTGGATGTCACCAAGACAGACAGCATCACTGCAGCCACCCAGTGGGTGAAGGAACGTGTTGGAGACAGAG gaCTCTGGGGCCTGGTGAATAACGCTGGCATCTCCGTGCCCTTTGGCCGCATTGAGTGGCTGACCAAACAAGACTTCATGACTATACTAGATGTGAATTTGCTGGGGATGATCGAGGTGACTCTGAGCCTGCTGCCCTTAGTGAGGAAGGCGAGGGGCCGCGTGGTCAACGTCTCCAGCGTCGCGGGTAGAATGGCTGTTACAGGTGGCGGCTACAGCATCTCCAAGTTCGGTGTAGAGGCCTTCTCGGACTCCCTCAG gAGGGAGCTTGCCCCCTTTGGGGTGAAGGTGGCTATAATTGAGCCTGGTGCCTTCAAGACTAACATGAACAACACCGAGAGGATTTTGCTGAATGTACAGGCGGTGTGGGACCGGGCCCGACCTGAGATCAAGGAGATCTATGGCAAGAAGTATCTGGCATCCT GCCTGAAACTACTATCTTCACAGCTTTTGCCAAAATGCAATGAGAATTTGTCAGAGGTGACGGACTGCATGGAGCATGCGCTGACCGCCTGCCACCCCCGCACCCGCTACTCAGCTGGCTGGGACGCCAAACTCTTCTACCTCCCCATGAGCTACATGCCCACCTTCCTGGGGGACGCCATCCTCACCTGGGCCCTCCCAAGGCCAGCCAAAGCCCTGTGA